Proteins from a single region of Punica granatum isolate Tunisia-2019 chromosome 8, ASM765513v2, whole genome shotgun sequence:
- the LOC116187558 gene encoding U3 small nucleolar RNA-associated protein MPP10-like isoform X2 encodes MKKAKGKDLDESDEDEEEEDEDEDEDLGAFGVADEDDEDADKLARYEDFFGGKKKKDSKRKPKVINESEEDVSTDDEDDDNDGAAAKKKKKNLSTHERELLDLKAEIEQMEKANLEPKAWTMQGEVTAATRPKNSALEVDLDFEHNARPAPVITEEVTASLEELIRKTILEGHFDDVQKPSSLPAKAPRELKELDDNKSKKGLAEIYEEEYAQKTNPVAAPLSFTDEQKKEAGLLFKRLL; translated from the exons ATGAAGAAAGCTAAAGGAAAGGACTTGGATGAGAGTGAtgaggatgaagaagaggaggacgaggatgaagatgaagat CTTGGAGCATTTGGTGTTGccgatgaagatgatgaagacGCAGATAAGTTGGCAAG ATATGAAGATTTTTTTGGTggtaaaaagaagaaagattcCAAAAGAAAACCCAAAGTTATCAATGAGTCGGAAGAAGATGTTAGCACTGATGACGAagatgatgataatgatgGAGCGGCTGCAAAGAAG aaaaagaaaaatctctcCACCCATGAAAGGGAGCTTTTGGACCTCAAAGCCGAAATAGAGCAAATGGAAAAGGCGAATTTGGAGCCGAAGGCATGGACGATGCAAGGAGAG GTCACAGCTGCAACAAGGCCGAAGAACAGTGCTCTGGAAGTGGATCTAGATTTTGAGCACAATGCTAGACCTGCACCGGTTATAACTGAGGAGGTCACTGCATCACTTGAAGAGTTGATCCGGAAAACGATCCTCGAG GGGCATTTTGATGATGTTCAGAAGCCTTCCAGTTTACCTGCTAAAGCACCCAGAGAATTGAAAGAACTG GATGACAACAAGAGCAAGAAGGGTCTGGCTGAAATCTATGAG GAAGAGTATGCACAGAAGACAAATCCGGTCGCCGCCCCATTGTCATTCACTGATGAGCAGAAAAAAGAG GCTGGATTGCTGTTCAAGAGGTTGCTATAA
- the LOC116187558 gene encoding U3 small nucleolar ribonucleoprotein protein mpp10-like isoform X1 codes for MKKAKGKDLDESDEDEEEEDEDEDEDAEEDDELGAFGVADEDDEDADKLARYEDFFGGKKKKDSKRKPKVINESEEDVSTDDEDDDNDGAAAKKKKKNLSTHERELLDLKAEIEQMEKANLEPKAWTMQGEVTAATRPKNSALEVDLDFEHNARPAPVITEEVTASLEELIRKTILEGHFDDVQKPSSLPAKAPRELKELDDNKSKKGLAEIYEEEYAQKTNPVAAPLSFTDEQKKEAGLLFKRLL; via the exons ATGAAGAAAGCTAAAGGAAAGGACTTGGATGAGAGTGAtgaggatgaagaagaggaggacgaggatgaagatgaagatgcggaggaagatgatgag CTTGGAGCATTTGGTGTTGccgatgaagatgatgaagacGCAGATAAGTTGGCAAG ATATGAAGATTTTTTTGGTggtaaaaagaagaaagattcCAAAAGAAAACCCAAAGTTATCAATGAGTCGGAAGAAGATGTTAGCACTGATGACGAagatgatgataatgatgGAGCGGCTGCAAAGAAG aaaaagaaaaatctctcCACCCATGAAAGGGAGCTTTTGGACCTCAAAGCCGAAATAGAGCAAATGGAAAAGGCGAATTTGGAGCCGAAGGCATGGACGATGCAAGGAGAG GTCACAGCTGCAACAAGGCCGAAGAACAGTGCTCTGGAAGTGGATCTAGATTTTGAGCACAATGCTAGACCTGCACCGGTTATAACTGAGGAGGTCACTGCATCACTTGAAGAGTTGATCCGGAAAACGATCCTCGAG GGGCATTTTGATGATGTTCAGAAGCCTTCCAGTTTACCTGCTAAAGCACCCAGAGAATTGAAAGAACTG GATGACAACAAGAGCAAGAAGGGTCTGGCTGAAATCTATGAG GAAGAGTATGCACAGAAGACAAATCCGGTCGCCGCCCCATTGTCATTCACTGATGAGCAGAAAAAAGAG GCTGGATTGCTGTTCAAGAGGTTGCTATAA